The Neurospora crassa OR74A linkage group IV, whole genome shotgun sequence genome has a segment encoding these proteins:
- a CDS encoding flavodoxin and radical SAM domain-containing protein, with protein MPFEIPGLNPAAIAEVARYAVELWHEHRIPILLSTVFLLGLLRTYLHLYSEPRQELLVLPKIYEPNEKTKETTLVETEVKDKKTGAAITKKAKTAKGGPKRIKGDKVRTKKGTNGNDTGSESEGPRKIQVLVFYSSLTGNTERYTKDFAKELGDLLVGQSDAESKAESNFLAPQVLDLAEIDFDDYFLSPMKGPVDYFYCFIIPSYNIDSINDTFLAHLDETHNDFRIDTSPLASLIGYSVFGYGDRDGWPTEEEGYCVQAKQVDRWMAKLTGRKRAFPLGMGDYKRDGKERLSEWQNGIVDVLKMIEQTGSLGEGIPGSGDPFESDEEDIAEDDGEVVYEESESKKTLEDVEDLGRIIKQTQGDGQAAPIAIDFTDFGKTGKTVHARKSATVTVKEMVPKNSPTYTSLTKQGYSIVGSHSGVKLCRWVKSAMRGRGSCYKYSFYNIVSYCCMEATPSLSCSNKCVFCWRHGTNPVGTSWRWVVDPPDLIFNGIKENHYKKIKMMRGVPGVISSRFTEALRIRHCALSLVGEPIFYPYINELLGMLHKERISSFLVCNAQHPDQLAALQHVTQLYVSIDASNKDSLRRIDRPLHRDFWERFQRCLDILRERRFRQRTVFRLTLVKDFNIEDEIEGYADLVERALPCFIELKGVTYCGTSTAGAAGLTMANVPFYQEVCDFVVKLNDALNKRGLGYGIAAEHAHSCCVLLASDRFKVDGKYHTHIDYEKFFDLLEEKGPDGDFTPEDYMGAAVPEWATWGNGGFDPRDQRVDRKGRPIERP; from the exons ATGCCTTTCGAAATACCAGGTCTGAACCCGGCGGCCATCGCCGAGGTTGCTCGCT ATGCCGTGGAACTGTGGCACGAACACCGAATCCCCATCCTTCTCTCGACCGTTTTCCTATTGGGTCTACTGAGGACCTACCTCCATCTCTATTCGGAACCGAGACAAGAGCTGCTCGTCCTGCCCAAGATCTACGAACCCAACGAGAAAACGAAGGAAACTACACTTGTTGAGACGGAagtcaaggacaagaagaccgGCGCGGCGATCACAAAGAAGGCGAAGACTGCCAAGGGTGGTCCCAAGAGGATAAAGGGCGACAAGGTCCGCACGAAGAAAGGAACGAATGGCAACGACACCGGTAGCGAAAGCGAAGGGCCGCGCAAGATTCAGGTCCTCGTCTTTTACTCGTCACTCACAGGCAATACGGAACGGTACACTAAGGATTTTGCAAAGGAGCTCGGAGACTTGCTCGTTGGTCAATCGGACGCCGAGAGCAAAGCCGAGAGCAACTTTTTGGCCCCCCAGGTCCTCGACCTCGCCGAAATCGACTTTGACGATTATTTCCTTTCACCCATGAAAGGTCCCGTGGACTATTTCTACTGCTTCATCATTCCCAGTTACAATATCGATTCCATCAACGACACCTTCCTTGCGCATTTGGACGAGACACATAACGATTTTCGCATCGATACATCCCCATTGGCGTCGCTCATTGGATACTCAGTGTTTGGGTATGGCGATAGAGATGGATGGCctacggaggaggagggctaCTGCGTGCAGGCTAAGCAGGTGGACAGATGGATGGCCAAGCTTACAGGGCGTAAGCGCGCATTCCCACTCGGCATGGGCGACTACAAGCGAGATGGTAAGGAGAGACTGTCTGAATGGCAAAACGGAATCGTGGACGTTCTCAAGATGATCGAGCAGACCGGAAGTCTTGGAGAGGGCATTCCCGGTTCTGGCGACCCCTTCGAAagcgacgaagaagatatCGCGGAGGATGACGGTGAGGTTGTGTACGAGGAGTCCGAATCCAAGAAGACCCTCGAAGATGTCGAGGATTTGGGACGCATCATCAAACAAACACAGGGAGATGGTCAAGCCGCGCCGATTGCGATCGACTTTACCGACTTTGGAAAGACCGGAAAGACCGTTCACGCAAGAAAGTCAGCGACTGTTACCGTGAAGGAGATGGTCCCGAAAAACTCACCAACCTATACTTCCTTGACCAAGCAAGGTTATAGTATTGTCGGCTCTCACAGCGGGGTGAAG CTGTGCCGCTGGGTGAAGAGCGCAATGCGTGGGAGAGGGTCATGTTATAAA TATTCTTTCTATAATATCGTTTCTTATTGCTGCATGGAAGCAACACCCTCGCTCTCCTGCTCCAATAAGTGCGTCTTCTGCTGGCGTCACGGCACCAACCCAGTCGGCACCTCCTGGCGCTGGGTCGTCGACCCTCCGGACCTCATATTCAACGGCATCAAGGAGAATCACTACAAGAAAATCAAGATGATGCGTGGCGTACCAGGCGTCATCTCTTCGAGATTTACAGAAGCTTTACGTATCCGGCACTGCGCCCTTTCGCTGGTTGGCGAGCCCATCTTCTACCCGTACATCAACGAACTTTTGGGCATGCTGCACAAGGAGCgcatctcctccttcctgGTCTGCAACGCCCAGCACCCGGACCAGCTCGCCGCTCTGCAGCACGTCACGCAGCTGTACGTCAGCATTGATGCCTCCAACAAGGATAGTCTCCGTCGGATCGATCGTCCCCTTCATCGTGACTTCTGGGAGCGCTTCCAGCGCTGCCTAGACATCCTGCGCGAGCGCCGGTTCCGTCAGCGTACCGTCTTCCGCCTGACGCTGGTCAAGGACTTCAACATCGAGGACGAGATCGAGGGGTACGCGGACCTGGTCGAGCGGGCCCTTCCTTGCTTTATAGAGCTAAAAGGCGTGACTTATTGCGGTACCTCGACTGCCGGTGCTGCCGGGCTCACAATGGCCAACGTCCCCTTTTACCAGGAGGTGTGCGACTTTGTAGTTAAGCTGAACGACGCGCTGAACAAGCGCGGGTTGGGGTACGGGATAGCGGCCGAACACGCGCACAGTTGCTGTGTTTTGCTGGCTAGCGACCGGTTCAAGGTTGACGGAAAGTACCATACTCATATTGATTACGAGAAATTCTTCGATCTCTTGGAGGAAAAGGGCCCAGATGGCGATTTTACTCCCGAGGACTATATGGGGGCTGCCGTGCCCGAGTGGGCGACCTGGGGCAATGGCGGGTTTGATCCCAGAGATCAGAGGGTGGACAGGAAGGGTAGACCGATTGAGAGACCATAG
- the pph-1 gene encoding serine/threonine-protein phosphatase PP2A catalytic subunit has translation MDTNMEDVGRVPAELTSSNFEPTTIPTLDGWIESLMNCKQLAESDVQRLCEKAREVLQDESNVQPVKCPVTVCGDIHGQFHDLMELFKIGGSCPDTNYLFMGDYVDRGYYSVETVTLLVALKIRYPNRITILRGNHESRQITQVYGFYDECLRKYGNANVWKYFTDLFDYLPLTALIDNQIFCLHGGLSPSIDTLDNIRALDRIQEVPHEGPMCDLLWSDPDDRCGWGISPRGAGYTFGQDISEAFNHNNGLTLIARAHQLVMEGYNWSQDRNVVTIFSAPNYCYRCGNQAAIMEIDEHLKYTFLQFDPCPRAGEPMVSRRTPDYFL, from the exons ATGGATACGAATATGGAGGATGTCGGGCGCGTTCCCGCCGAGCTTACCTCGTCCAACTTCGAGCCAACCACCATCCCGACACTGGACGGCTGGATTGAGAGCTTGATGAACTGCAAGCAGTTGGCCGAGTCTGACGTCCAGAGATTGTGCGAGAAG GCACGCGAAGTCCTCCAAGACGAATCCAACGTTCAGCCGGTG AAATGTCCCGTTACCGTTTGCGGAGATATCCACGGTCAGTTCCATGACTTGATGGAGCTCTTCAAGATCGGAGGTTCGTGCCCGGACACCAACTATCTATTCATGG GAGATTATGTCGACCGTGGATACTACTCAGTTGAGACCGTCACTCTGCTCGTCGCTCTCAAGATCCGATACCCCAACCGCATCACCATTTTGCGCGGCAACCACGAGTCGCGCCAGATCACACAAGTATACGGCTTCTACGACGAATGCCTGCGCAAGTATGGTAACGCCAACGTTTGGAAGTACTTTACCGATCTTTTCGACTACCTTCCTCTCACCGCCCTAATTGACAACCAAATCTTCTGCTTGCACGGCGGTCTTTCCCCTAGCATCGACACGCTCGACAACATCAGAGCGCTCGACAGAATCCAGGAGGTCCCCCACGAGGGCCCCATGTGCGACCTGCTGTGGTCGGATCCCGATGACCGTTGCGGATGGGGAATCTCGCCCCGTGGTGCAGGCTATACCTTTGGCCAGGATATCTCAGAAGCtttcaaccacaacaacggTCTGACACTGATTGCCAGAGCGCATCAGCTTGTGATGGAGGGCTACAACTGGTCCCAGGACAGGAATGTTGTCACCATATTCTCGG CGCCCAACTACTGCTACAGGTGCGGTAACCAAGCCGCCATCATGGAAATTGACGAACACCTGAAATACACATT CCTGCAATTCGACCCTTGCCCGAGGGCTGGCGAACCTATGGTTTCGAGAC GAACTCCCgattacttcctttaa
- the tom20 gene encoding outer mitochondrial membrane translocase 20, whose amino-acid sequence MPSQAVTYTTAAVAAVATGFLAYAVYFDYKRRNDPEFRRQLRRSARRQARQEKEYAELSQQAQRQRIRQMVDEAKEEGFPTTSDEKEAYFLEQVQAGEILGQDPTKAIDASLAFYKALKVYPTPGDLISIYDKTVAKPILDILAEMIAYDPSLKIGTNYTGGVDVAELMREMASAPGVGLD is encoded by the exons ATGCCGTCGCAAGCCGTCACCTACACCACCGCTGCCGTTGCGGCCGTCGCCACGGGTTTCCTCG CCTACGCCGTCTACTTCGACTACAAGAGGCGCAATGACCCCGAGTTCAGGAGACAACTCAGGCGCAGCGCCAGGCGACAGGCTCGTCAGGAGAAAGAATACGCCGAGTTGAGCCAGCAGGCCCAGAGACAACGAATCAGGCAAATGGTTgatgaggccaaggaggagggcttCCCTACCACTTCGGACGAGAAGGAGGCCTACTTCCTCGAGCAGGTCCAGGCTGGTGAGATCTTGGGCCAGGATC CCACCAAGGCCATCGATGCCTCCCTCGCTTTCTACAAGGCCCTCAAGGTCTACCCTACGCCCGGCGACCTTATCAGCATCTACGACAAGACCGTTGCCAAG CCcatcctcgacatcctcgccGAGATGATCGCTTACGACCCCAGCCTCAAAATTGGCACCAACTACACCGGCGGCGTCGATGTTGCCGAGCTCATGCGCGAGATGGCCTCCGCCCCCGGTGTTGGCCTCGACTAA
- a CDS encoding SH3 domain-containing protein yields the protein MIQFEEEHDVRRFESRIHGPRLDDNNSLDYANKKVLVVGAAKGAQHQKLAPTHITKRINHSPAKRKVSRRQSSTKALLTLLSAIPAAMAQCVPLKGSTACSAFQVSSISTDEDLVKLYPFLKDVKDTATFDEQLKSYVQTNYVQLKFQNLFGCGGIKFTNTTELYARFATTVLCNGVIQNSVTKCNLSAANSRPICADTCAQYAISEANIVADSSLCENPNDNYSDQIRADFTTCALPADSLSSSDCISGIANEPDNCGFGSSLLGLCGYCKSGGPNATDTCCYNSDAETRCANVVLPSISPSITLDPVPSATSTSEPVTDHGSQKGLSGGAIAGIVVGAVVGLALLTLLIFACIFLRRRRRGSQDGNLLNQPTPARKGPSTALMTQNDGLNHGLAGPPGGRIARMSALEGDAPSPRSHRDFSSGSGEKTAAAYAISRTSRRRGDDYSSSDGYRDSPISDRGIGILRPPPTMKRSGSLSSGSVLAGEDGVSLMSSPQGGVASQQSEQLPFFKDYYSQDEIHPGDKVATLWAYQPRAADEFALERGDMLKVVGIWDDGWATGVMVDETAEEWENRRQAQRDSGVSNTSGKMRDVSPPVSGEIKAFPLVCVCLPEHWRRTIEGDGSTETGESAQNQL from the exons ATGATACAATTTGAGGAAGAACATGACGTTAGGAGGTTTGAATCGAGAATCCATGGCCCGCGATtggacgacaacaacagtcTCGATTACGCCAACAAAAAGGTGTTGGTCGTCGGTGCCGCAAAGGGAGCCCAACACCAAAAGTTAGCACCAACACACATCACCAAAAGAATCAATCACAGTCCTGCGAAAAGAAAGGTCTCTCGTAGACAAAGCAGCACAAAAGCACTTCTCACTCTTCTGTCAGCAATCCCGGCAGCCATGGCTCAGTGCGTGCCACTTAAGGGATCGACGGCCTGTTCTGCCTTCCAAGTGTCTTCAATATCGACAGATGAGGACCTGGTGAAACTGTA TCCGTTCCTAAAGGATGTCAAAGACACCGCAACATTTGATGAGCAGCTAAAGTCTTATGTGCAAACAAATTACGTTCAACTCAA GTTCCAGAATCTTTTCGGTTGCGGGGGGATTAAATTCACTAATACGACTGAGCTCTATGCGCGATTCGCGACTACCGTACTGTGCAACGGCGTCATTCAGAATTCCGTTACCAAATGTAACCTTTCAGCAGCAAATTCTCGACCGATTTGTGCTGATACTTGC GCACAATACGCGATCAGCGAAGCTAACATCGTCGCTGACAGCTCTCTTTGCGAAAATCCAAATGACAACTACTCAGATCAGATTCGAGCCGATTTTACTACGTGTGCCCTGCCGGCAGACTCCTTATCTAGTAGCGACTGTATCTCGGGGATTGCGAATGAGCCCGACAATTGTGGATTCGGAAGCAGTCTTTTGGGCTTGTGTGGTTATTGCAAATCTGGGGGGCCGAATGCGACGGATACATGTTGCTATAATTCCGACGCCGAGACTAGATGTGCCAATGTCGTCCTTCCTTCGATTTCGCCATCAATAACTTTGGACCCCGTTCCAAGCGCTACTTCGACCAGCGAACCGGTAACAGATCATGGTAGCCAAAAGGGGCTCTCCGGCGGCGCAATTGCAGGAATCGTGGTGGGCGCAGTGGTGGGCTTGGCTCTGTTGACCCTGCTGATCTTCGCGTGCATTTtcttgagaaggaggagacgtGGCAGCCAGGACGGCAACCTTCTCAACCAGCCGACGCCTGCTAGGAAAGGGCCATCAACAGCGCTAATGACACAGAATGATGGGCTGAATCATGGATTGGCAGGGCCACCAGGTGGAAGGATAGCCCGGATGTCAGCCCTCGAGGGGGATGCCCCGTCCCCACGGTCTCATCGAGACTTCAGCTCCGGATCCGGCGAGAAGACGGCAGCCGCTTATGCTATTAGTAGaacaagcagaagaagaggcgaTGATTACTCGTCGTCCGACGGATACCGCGACAGCCCGATATCTGACCGAGGTATTGGCATTCTAcgaccgccgccgacgatgaagaggagcGGCTCCCTGTCGAGCGGTTCAGTTCTCGCAGGCGAAGACGGTGTCTCGCTAATGTCATCACCCCAGGGTGGTGTGGCCAGCCAACAAAGCGAGCAGCTGCCCTTCTTCAAAGATTACTATTCTCAAGACGAGATCCATCCAGGCGACAAGGTTGCCACGCTTTGGGCATACCAGCCACGGGCTGCTGACGAGTTCGCCCTTGAACGGGGTGACATGCTCAAGGTCGTTGGTATTTGGGATGACGGATGGGCAACTGGCGTCATGGTGGATGAGACTGCTGAAGAATGGGAAAACCGTCGCCAAGCCCAGCGAGATAGCGGAGTCTCCAACACATCGGGAAAGATGCGGGATGTGTCGCCTCCTGTGAGCGGAGAAATCAAAGCATTCCCGCTCGTGTGCGTCTGCCTTCCCGAGCATTGGCGACGAACAATCGAGGGAGATGGCTCAACCGAAACCGGAGAGAGTGCTCAGAACCAATTATAG
- a CDS encoding exocyst complex component EXO84 — MSEERSKISLRSGGKRKNRPTISAPRQISAPIPQDNGMPQPPPEATMADEPRMTRPRPPPPGGKTSDLVKKRYSTRFGNMPTDFDPSSNPMPALPDLEKYMQAQVGSPPSRGGDAGGLGPMGREPPRVDIRTLRDPNFAPEQYVAEVLGEATEDEIRDYEDALKQLKARAAADLQQNVYQNRTQFIKISKEAEKLKGEMRTLRNLMLELKTNTTALRASSNSADSSGSLGPEFSTGLSKRDRRSSITDRTALWSAQMQALYKSVEGSQKFLPNSQGRHVVQNAGPWIELDNATYKSRRSMQIFLLNDHLLIASRKKRKIDGPGADARGPMTKLVADRCWHLLDVEVVDMAGTGDSSNGRNKLADAIMVRGGGQNESFIYRTEKPEDPEKTTLILNIRKTVEELRRNLQSERDATNKAKETINYFASRDPGLLQKTELLETLSDIKDMLIEVDGKQQNLRWVESQMDELDINIALQQIEPAVARIEMLKNLASGLKNNMIAQDFISFKVDERCARLATLVVRELVNSHNDQKKTKRNVTWLVRLGFEDRAREAYLEARSEVIQKRSRQCIFQGDLHLYIWEISFVYFMVIRNTVICFQSCFPPPMMSACVKWAKEEVDAFNVILARQLSSAEEGGEVWTECVNRAKEHASMLSDVGLDFRNLVGRNVGTSTTVPGGASAGLGLS; from the exons ATGTCCGAAGAACGATCCAAGATATCGCTGAGAAGCGGCGGCAAGCGGAAGAACCGCCCAACCATTAGCGCTCCCAGGCAGATTTCGGCTCCGATACCACAGGACAATGGCATGCCTCAACCCCCTCCGGAGGCTACAATGGCCGACGAACCACGCATGACGCGACCACGGCCTCCGCCCCCGGGCGGCAAG ACATCAGATTTGGTTAAGAAGCGGTATTCGACTCGCTTCGGTAATATGCCAACCGACTTTGACCCGTCTTCGAATCCGATGCCTGCTCTTCCGGACCTCGAAAAGTACATGCAAGCACAGGTCGGCTCCCCGCCATCTAGAGGAGGAGATGCTGGAGGACTTGGACCCATGGGAAGGGAACCACCTAGGGTGGACATACGGACCCTGAGAGACCCTAACTTTGCTCCTGAGCAGT ATGTGGCCGAGGTTCTCGGTGAAGCGACCGAAGACGAGATACGGGACTACGAGGACGCCCTGAAACAGCTCAAGGCTCGAGCAGCTGCCGACCTTCAGCAAAATGTCTACCAGAACCGCACGCAGTTTATCAAGATCAgcaaggaggccgagaagctcaagggGGAGATGCGCACTCTCCGCAACCTCATGTTGGAACTTAAGACGAACACTACCGCCCTTCGAGCTTCCTCCAATAGTGCCGATAGTTCGGGGAGTTTGGGACCCGAGTTTTCGACAGGATTGAGCAAGAGAGACAGGCGAAGCTCCATCACTGACCGAACTGCCTTGTGGAGCGCTCAGATGCAA GCTCTATACAAAAGTGTCGAAGGATCACAAAAGTTCTTACCCAATTCCCAAGGCCGCCATGTTGTTCAAAATGCAGGCCCATGGATTGAACTAGATAACGCCACCTACAAGTCGAGGCGCTCCATGCAAATCTTCTTGCTCAATGATCACTTGCTGATTGCGTCGcgcaagaagagaaagatcGACGGTCCTGGAGCGGATGCACGGGGCCCCATGACGAAGCTCGTTGCTGACCGGTGCTGGCATCTCTTGGACGTTGAAGTTGTTGACATGGCTGGAACCGGAGACTCGTCAAATGGCCGTAATAAGCTTGCTGATGCGATTATGGTCAGAGGTGGCGGTCAGAACGAGTCCTTCATTTACAGAACCGAGAAGCCCGAGGACCCCGAGAAGACAACCTTGATTCTAAATATCCGCAAGACGGTGGAGGAACTACGCAGGAACCTTCAATCAGAACGAGATGCGACTAATAAGGCAAAAGAAACGATCAACTACTTTGCCTCACGCGATCCGGGTCTGCTCCAAAAGACAGAGCTTCTGGAGACTCTTTCCGATATCAAGGACATGCTCATCGAGGTCGATGGGAAACAACAGAACCTGCGTTGGGTGGAGAGCCAAATGGACGAACTGGACATCAACATTGCCCTTCAGCAAATCGAGCCAGCCGTTGCGCGAATCGAGATGTTGAAAAACCTCGCCTCCGGTCTGAAGAACAACATGATCGCACAGGACTTTATCTCGTTCAAAGTGGATGAGAGATGCGCCAGGCTTGCAACTTTGGTTGTCCGTGAGCTCGTGAACAGCCATAATGATCAGAAAAAGACCAAAAGGAACGTGACGTGGTTGGTCAGGTTGGGATTTGAGGATAGAGCGCGGGAGGCCTACCTCGAGGCCCGAAGTGAGGTCATTCAAAAGCGATCAAG GCAATGCATATTCCAGGGAGATCTGCACCTGTATATCTGGGAAATTTCATTCGTTTACTTTATGGTTATACGGAATACGGTCATTTGCTTTCAGAGTTGCTTCCCACCACCTATGATGAGTGCCTGCGTGAAGTGGGCCAAAGAGGAAGTCGACGCCTTCAACGTCATCCTAGCTAGACAGCTCAGCAGTgcggaggagggcggcgaggtATGGACCGAGTGTGTGAACAGGGCAAAGGAGCACGCGAGCATGCTCTCTGACGTTGGACTTGACTTTCGGAACCTGGTTGGGCGGAATGTTGGTACATCTACTACAGTGCCTGGTGGCGCTTCGGCTGGGCTGGGTCTGTCCTGA